The following are encoded in a window of Gramella sp. MT6 genomic DNA:
- a CDS encoding DUF302 domain-containing protein, whose protein sequence is MKKILLLVAIIFVCVSYSQTGSERTDTNFDQIQGDKEVQMQADSSPGVNYAFSKVDLPQAYDHLKQKLKNNGGIGIIAEIDHAENAKSIGEKLDYSKIIFFGNPKLGTPLMQKNQLAGLDLPQKILFFQNSKKQNMLLFNNIDYLRSRYSLEGVPTLDKISNALESLVSEAAQNVVQQPEKMKVNYKEGVVTLESTRSFEETYANLKNAIMVNPGIHIMAELDHQQNANRVGMELHPTRIIIFGNPELGTPLMQEQPGIALDLPQKILVWENSEGKVFVSYNDPFYIAKRHSLENKEEILEKIAGALSKLANAATGN, encoded by the coding sequence ATGAAAAAAATTCTCCTTTTAGTAGCGATCATCTTTGTATGTGTATCCTATTCTCAAACTGGATCTGAAAGAACTGATACTAATTTCGACCAAATTCAGGGTGACAAGGAGGTTCAAATGCAAGCTGATTCATCTCCTGGCGTCAACTATGCCTTTTCTAAAGTTGATCTTCCTCAAGCCTATGATCACCTGAAGCAGAAATTGAAAAATAACGGGGGTATAGGTATTATTGCAGAAATTGATCACGCAGAGAATGCCAAATCTATAGGCGAAAAGCTAGATTATAGCAAAATAATATTCTTCGGTAACCCAAAACTTGGAACTCCGTTGATGCAGAAAAATCAGCTTGCAGGTTTAGATCTACCTCAGAAAATATTGTTCTTCCAGAATTCTAAAAAGCAGAATATGCTGCTCTTTAATAATATCGATTATTTGAGATCGCGCTACTCTCTGGAAGGAGTTCCAACTTTAGATAAAATTTCAAATGCCCTGGAAAGCCTGGTTAGTGAGGCTGCGCAAAATGTAGTTCAGCAGCCCGAAAAAATGAAGGTGAATTATAAAGAGGGTGTTGTAACCTTAGAAAGTACCCGAAGTTTTGAAGAAACTTATGCCAATTTGAAAAATGCGATTATGGTAAATCCTGGAATACATATAATGGCTGAACTGGATCACCAGCAGAATGCGAATAGAGTGGGGATGGAACTGCATCCTACCAGGATCATCATTTTCGGTAATCCAGAATTAGGCACACCGCTTATGCAGGAACAGCCAGGTATCGCTCTTGACCTTCCGCAGAAAATATTGGTTTGGGAAAATTCTGAAGGAAAGGTTTTCGTCTCTTACAACGATCCTTTTTACATAGCAAAAAGGCACTCCTTAGAAAACAAGGAAGAAATTCTGGAAAAGATCGCTGGGGCATTGTCTAAACTGGCCAATGCTGCTACTGGCAATTAA
- a CDS encoding deoxynucleoside kinase, producing the protein MHVAIAGNIGAGKTTLTKLLAKHYKWEPQFEDVLENPYLEDFYNKMERWSFNLQIYFLNSRFRQILQIRESGKKIIQDRTIYEDAYIFAPNLHAMGLMTNRDFENYKSLFDLMESVVQGPDLLIYLRSSIPNLVAQIHSRGRDYENTISIDYLSRLNERYEAWVHNYDKGNLLIIDVDNINFVDNPEDLGDIINRIDGELHGLF; encoded by the coding sequence ATGCATGTAGCCATCGCCGGGAATATTGGTGCAGGAAAAACCACGCTTACCAAATTGCTCGCTAAACATTATAAATGGGAACCACAGTTTGAAGATGTACTTGAGAATCCCTATCTCGAGGACTTCTACAACAAAATGGAGCGCTGGTCGTTTAACCTACAGATCTATTTTTTAAATAGCAGGTTCAGACAAATATTGCAAATTAGAGAAAGCGGCAAAAAGATCATTCAGGATAGAACGATCTATGAAGATGCCTACATTTTTGCACCAAACCTTCATGCGATGGGTTTGATGACAAACAGGGATTTTGAGAATTATAAATCACTTTTCGATCTCATGGAAAGTGTGGTGCAGGGACCAGACCTTCTTATTTATCTTAGAAGTAGTATCCCAAACCTGGTGGCTCAAATTCACAGCCGCGGTAGAGATTATGAAAACACGATCTCCATCGATTATTTAAGCCGACTAAATGAGCGTTATGAAGCCTGGGTGCATAATTATGACAAGGGCAATTTACTGATAATTGATGTAGATAATATTAACTTTGTAGACAATCCTGAAGACCTTGGAGATATCATCAACCGGATCGATGGAGAGTTACACGGACTTTTTTAA
- a CDS encoding DUF6122 family protein — protein sequence MQQIVHYSLHFMAIGLIAYLYDKKNWLKYWAILALTMLVDLDHLVAVPMFDPDRCSIGFHPLHSEIAITGYVLGMIFIKHKILRLICIGLFFHMFTDLVDCIWTYAKCATCLQDIF from the coding sequence TTGCAGCAAATAGTTCATTATTCTCTTCATTTTATGGCCATTGGCCTTATTGCTTATTTATATGATAAGAAAAACTGGCTGAAATACTGGGCTATTCTCGCATTAACTATGCTGGTAGACCTGGACCATTTAGTAGCTGTACCCATGTTTGATCCCGATCGCTGCAGTATTGGTTTTCATCCGCTACATTCAGAAATTGCCATTACCGGTTATGTACTGGGAATGATCTTCATCAAACATAAAATACTACGGTTGATCTGCATTGGCCTATTCTTCCATATGTTCACAGATTTAGTAGATTGTATCTGGACCTATGCTAAATGTGCCACCTGTCTCCAGGATATATTTTAA